A single window of Pseudomonas benzenivorans DNA harbors:
- a CDS encoding MMPL family transporter, which produces MSRSATPLPAEPRPFERLLPRLFLALLLALLGLTAWQWRDGAPLSAGLLDLLPQGAGDARLRQAEQRMQEPLNRELLLLIGHPQRQRAIALAQQLGRDWQASGRFAKVQWRLDADLEDVRRQLRASRLALLPPADRQQLIERPDAFIQQRAAELIDTFAGLGLLPIAQDWLGLGLRAQHAVTAQGGVQADLGSGALLLEAEGMTWALVRARSHADAFDLQAPPAIAAEVQRLRAELNAQGGQLLASGGMLYAAAGQARATHEIGLIGGVAIVATLLLLLLAYRRPRVLLSLLPVGVALLAGSSACVLVFGQINALTLVLGASLIGVAVDFPQHYLSKSWGTGPWHSWSALQATLPGLSLSLATNLIGYLALAFTPFPALTQIALFSAAGLIGAYLCAVCLLPAWLNGVHLRPAPALLGSAERLLGWRTRLLDRTGSRAPLAVLLLFCGGGLWQLQTQNDLRQWLGAEPRLQAEAQRIAELTGQQPTSQFFLVRADDEAQLLQRQARLGKRLERLRGAGQLRDYRALSQLVAPAAETKALRNALQALPQYWQPLLQLGVPQAALQAELKQLLDARQPTLEQALAGPLGEPWRPLWLGRDAEGGVAGLVSLQGQADAARLRDAAAGLDGVLLVDRLGELDRLFAATQLSAAELKLLSCLAIVLLLCLPFGLAGALRVVCLPLLAAMTALACLGWLGQPLTLFSLFGLLLITAIGVDYSILMREAIGGPAVCLLGTLLSALTSWLSFGLLLLSQTPVIANFGLAVSLGLFFCFLLSPWASPPPRIDNARISHTNNEARSPHEVT; this is translated from the coding sequence ATGAGCAGGAGCGCGACGCCTTTGCCCGCTGAGCCTCGCCCTTTCGAGCGCCTCCTGCCGCGCCTGTTTCTTGCCCTGCTGCTGGCCCTGCTGGGGCTGACCGCCTGGCAGTGGCGCGACGGCGCTCCGCTGTCGGCCGGGCTGCTCGACCTGCTGCCGCAGGGTGCCGGCGATGCGCGGCTGCGACAGGCCGAGCAGCGCATGCAGGAACCGCTGAACCGCGAGCTGCTGCTGCTGATCGGCCACCCGCAGCGCCAGCGGGCCATCGCCCTGGCGCAACAGCTGGGCCGCGACTGGCAGGCCAGCGGGCGCTTCGCCAAGGTGCAGTGGCGCCTGGATGCCGACCTCGAGGATGTACGCCGGCAGCTGCGTGCCAGCCGCCTGGCGCTGTTGCCGCCCGCCGATCGCCAGCAGTTGATCGAGCGGCCGGACGCCTTCATCCAGCAACGCGCCGCCGAGCTGATCGACACCTTCGCCGGCCTCGGCCTGTTGCCCATCGCCCAGGACTGGCTCGGCCTGGGCCTGCGCGCCCAGCATGCGGTAACCGCGCAGGGGGGCGTGCAGGCCGACCTCGGCAGCGGCGCGCTGCTGCTGGAGGCAGAAGGCATGACCTGGGCGCTGGTGCGCGCCCGCAGCCACGCCGACGCCTTCGACCTGCAGGCGCCACCGGCGATCGCCGCCGAAGTGCAGCGGCTGCGCGCCGAGCTGAACGCTCAGGGCGGCCAACTGCTGGCCAGCGGCGGCATGCTCTACGCCGCCGCCGGGCAAGCCAGGGCCACTCACGAAATCGGCCTGATCGGCGGGGTGGCCATCGTCGCCACCCTGCTGCTCCTGCTGCTGGCCTATCGTCGGCCGCGGGTTCTGCTCAGCCTGCTGCCGGTCGGCGTGGCCCTGCTCGCCGGCAGCAGCGCCTGCGTGCTGGTGTTCGGCCAGATCAACGCGCTGACCCTGGTGCTCGGCGCCAGCCTGATCGGCGTGGCGGTGGATTTTCCCCAGCACTACCTGAGCAAAAGCTGGGGCACCGGGCCCTGGCACAGCTGGAGCGCCCTGCAGGCCACCCTGCCCGGCCTAAGCCTGAGCCTGGCAACCAACCTGATCGGCTATCTGGCCCTGGCCTTCACGCCGTTTCCCGCCCTGACCCAGATCGCCCTGTTTTCCGCCGCAGGCCTGATCGGCGCCTACCTGTGCGCGGTGTGCCTGCTCCCCGCCTGGCTCAATGGCGTGCACCTGCGCCCCGCGCCGGCCCTGCTCGGCAGCGCCGAACGCCTGCTGGGCTGGCGCACGCGCCTGCTCGACAGGACCGGCAGCCGCGCGCCGTTGGCCGTGCTCCTGCTGTTCTGTGGCGGCGGCCTGTGGCAGCTGCAGACACAGAACGATCTGCGCCAATGGCTCGGCGCCGAACCGCGCCTGCAGGCCGAAGCGCAGCGCATCGCCGAGCTCACCGGCCAGCAGCCGACCAGCCAGTTTTTCCTGGTACGCGCCGACGATGAGGCGCAGCTGTTGCAGCGCCAGGCCCGCCTGGGCAAACGCCTCGAACGGCTGCGCGGCGCCGGCCAGCTGCGCGACTACCGCGCCCTCAGCCAACTGGTCGCGCCAGCCGCCGAGACCAAGGCCCTGCGCAACGCCTTGCAGGCCCTCCCGCAATACTGGCAGCCGCTGCTGCAGTTGGGCGTGCCGCAAGCGGCCCTGCAGGCGGAGCTCAAGCAGTTGCTCGATGCTCGCCAGCCGACGCTGGAGCAGGCCCTGGCCGGGCCGCTGGGCGAGCCCTGGCGGCCACTCTGGCTGGGGCGCGACGCCGAGGGTGGCGTGGCCGGATTGGTCAGCCTGCAGGGTCAAGCCGATGCCGCGCGCTTGCGCGACGCCGCCGCCGGCCTGGACGGGGTCCTGCTGGTCGACCGCCTCGGCGAGCTGGACCGGCTGTTCGCGGCCACTCAGCTCAGCGCCGCCGAACTCAAGCTGCTGTCCTGCCTGGCAATCGTCCTGCTGCTGTGCCTGCCCTTCGGCCTGGCCGGCGCGCTGCGGGTGGTCTGCCTGCCGCTGCTGGCGGCCATGACGGCCCTGGCCTGCCTCGGCTGGCTGGGTCAGCCGCTGACCCTGTTCAGCCTGTTCGGCCTGCTGCTGATCACCGCCATCGGCGTCGACTACAGCATCCTCATGCGCGAGGCCATCGGTGGCCCGGCGGTGTGCCTGCTCGGCACCCTGCTGTCGGCGCTGACCAGTTGGCTGTCGTTCGGCCTGCTGCTGCTCAGCCAGACCCCGGTGATCGCCAACTTCGGCTTGGCCGTCAGCCTTGGCCTGTTTTTCTGCTTCCTCCTGTCGCCTTGGGCGAGCCCGCCGCCGCGCATCGACAACGCACGCATCAGCCATACCAATAACGAGGCACGAAGCCCCCATGAAGTCACTTGA
- a CDS encoding NAD(P)/FAD-dependent oxidoreductase produces the protein MKSLEVEQRQVVVIGAGPAGAIASALLKRHGHDVLVLERQRFPRFSIGESLLSHCLDFVEEAGMLEAVRAAGFQTKHGAAFAWGERYTDFDFRDTFTPGQGSTYQVQRAQFDQLLADEAARQGVEIRYEEEIISADFDGDCPRLGVRRQDGSQYRVETAFVLDASGYGRVLPRLLDLDLPSSFPVRQALFTHLEDRIDTSSCAGRGFDREKILITTHPHLRDVWFWTIPFSNGRCSLGVVAAAERYQGRDADLEACLRQFVAETPSLARVLGNAVWDTPVRALGGYAANVKRLHGPGFALLGNAAEFLDPVFSSGVTIAMRSASMAAGLLHRQLSGESVDWEQDFAVPLKRGVDCFRAYVEGWYDGSFQDVIYFQKASPEIRRMISSILAGYAWDVRNPYVAEPKRRLRVLAELCATSE, from the coding sequence ATGAAGTCACTTGAAGTCGAACAACGCCAGGTTGTGGTAATCGGCGCCGGCCCGGCCGGTGCCATCGCCAGCGCGCTGCTCAAGCGCCACGGACATGACGTGCTGGTACTGGAGCGCCAGCGTTTTCCGCGCTTCTCCATCGGCGAGAGCCTGCTATCCCATTGCCTGGACTTCGTCGAGGAGGCCGGGATGCTCGAGGCGGTGCGCGCCGCCGGCTTCCAGACCAAGCACGGCGCGGCCTTCGCCTGGGGCGAGCGCTACACCGACTTCGACTTCCGCGACACCTTCACCCCGGGCCAGGGTTCCACCTATCAGGTGCAACGCGCCCAGTTCGACCAGCTGCTGGCCGACGAGGCGGCGCGCCAGGGGGTGGAGATTCGTTACGAAGAGGAGATCATCTCGGCCGACTTCGACGGCGACTGCCCGCGCCTCGGGGTGCGCCGCCAGGATGGTAGCCAGTACCGAGTGGAAACCGCCTTCGTCCTCGACGCCAGCGGCTATGGACGGGTGCTGCCGCGCCTGCTCGACCTCGACCTGCCGTCGAGCTTCCCGGTGCGCCAGGCACTGTTCACCCACCTCGAGGACCGCATCGACACGTCCAGCTGCGCCGGCCGGGGCTTCGACCGCGAAAAAATTCTCATCACCACCCACCCGCACCTGCGCGACGTCTGGTTCTGGACCATCCCGTTCAGCAACGGTCGCTGCTCCCTCGGCGTCGTCGCCGCTGCCGAGCGCTACCAGGGTCGCGACGCCGACCTCGAAGCCTGCCTGCGCCAGTTCGTCGCCGAAACGCCCTCGCTGGCACGAGTGCTGGGCAATGCCGTGTGGGACACGCCGGTGCGCGCCCTGGGTGGCTACGCGGCCAACGTCAAGCGCCTGCACGGGCCCGGTTTCGCCCTGCTGGGCAACGCTGCGGAGTTCCTCGACCCGGTGTTTTCCTCCGGGGTGACCATCGCCATGCGCTCGGCGAGCATGGCCGCCGGCCTGCTGCATCGCCAGCTCAGTGGCGAGTCGGTGGACTGGGAACAGGACTTCGCCGTGCCGCTCAAGCGCGGCGTGGACTGCTTCCGCGCCTACGTCGAGGGCTGGTACGACGGCTCCTTCCAGGACGTCATCTACTTCCAGAAGGCCTCCCCGGAGATCCGCCGGATGATCAGTTCGATCCTCGCCGGCTATGCCTGGGACGTGCGCAACCCCTATGTCGCCGAGCCCAAGCGCCGCTTGCGGGTGCTCGCCGAACTCTGTGCCACCAGCGAATAA
- a CDS encoding glycosyltransferase family 2 protein, with protein sequence MHKPCAVIPVYNHEHALPQVVAALRVRGLPCVLVDDASSPACAAVMDALALAEDCFLVRLAVNQGKGGAVMAGLREAMRLGFSHALQVDADGQHDLGDVAQFLERSRAQPQALICGYPQFDASVPKGRLYARYLTHVWVWINSLSLQIRDAMCGFRVYPLTATVALLDSARLGRRMDFDPEILVRLAWRNQPMDWLPTRVHYPLDGLSHFRLLHDNALISKMHAKLFFGMLLRAPLILWRRWPR encoded by the coding sequence ATGCATAAGCCCTGCGCGGTGATCCCGGTGTACAACCACGAGCACGCCTTGCCCCAGGTGGTCGCGGCGCTGCGCGTCCGTGGCTTGCCCTGCGTGCTGGTGGACGATGCCTCAAGCCCGGCCTGCGCCGCGGTGATGGACGCGCTGGCACTGGCAGAGGACTGCTTCCTGGTGCGCCTGGCGGTCAACCAGGGCAAAGGCGGCGCGGTGATGGCCGGCCTGCGCGAAGCCATGCGCTTGGGTTTTTCCCATGCCCTGCAGGTGGATGCCGACGGCCAGCACGACCTCGGCGACGTCGCCCAGTTTCTCGAGCGTTCCCGCGCGCAGCCGCAGGCCCTGATCTGCGGCTACCCGCAATTCGACGCCAGTGTGCCCAAGGGACGCCTCTATGCCCGCTACCTGACCCATGTCTGGGTGTGGATCAACAGCCTGTCGCTGCAGATCCGCGATGCCATGTGCGGCTTTCGCGTGTACCCGCTGACGGCCACCGTGGCACTGCTCGACTCGGCCCGACTGGGCAGGCGCATGGACTTCGACCCGGAAATCCTCGTCCGCCTGGCCTGGCGCAACCAGCCGATGGATTGGCTGCCGACCCGCGTGCACTACCCGCTGGACGGTCTCTCGCACTTCCGCCTGCTGCACGACAACGCCCTGATCTCGAAGATGCACGCCAAGCTGTTCTTCGGCATGCTGCTGCGCGCGCCGCTGATCCTCTGGCGACGGTGGCCCAGATGA
- a CDS encoding acyl-CoA thioesterase — protein MRSRGVLQAEVELVVPFFDVDSMEVVWHGHYVKYFEEARCALLDRLGHNYRQMREAGYAWPVIDLQLRYIRGAQFGQRIRVRADLVEWENRLKIHYLISDAASGERMTRGSSVQVAVEIASREMLLASPRVFVAAVEQALA, from the coding sequence ATGCGTAGCCGCGGCGTATTGCAGGCCGAGGTCGAGCTGGTCGTGCCCTTCTTCGACGTCGACTCGATGGAAGTGGTCTGGCACGGCCACTACGTCAAGTATTTCGAGGAGGCGCGCTGCGCCCTGCTGGACCGCCTCGGTCACAACTACCGGCAGATGCGCGAGGCCGGTTATGCCTGGCCGGTCATCGACCTGCAGCTGCGCTATATCCGCGGCGCCCAGTTCGGCCAGCGCATCAGGGTGCGTGCCGACCTGGTCGAGTGGGAGAACCGTCTGAAGATCCACTACCTGATCAGCGACGCGGCCAGCGGCGAACGCATGACCCGCGGCAGCAGCGTGCAGGTGGCGGTGGAGATCGCCAGCCGCGAGATGCTGCTGGCCTCGCCGCGCGTCTTCGTCGCCGCCGTGGAGCAGGCACTGGCATGA
- a CDS encoding HAL/PAL/TAL family ammonia-lyase: MTTHQPEPVIFGEAHLSIEQLVSLAQRRAQPLLQDDPAYREKIAKGARFVDRLLDKEGVIYGITTGYGDSCVVPVPLHQVEALPRHLYTFHGCGLGQLLSEEATRAVLAARLQSLCHGVSGVRVELLERLQAFLDFDVLPLIPEEGSVGASGDLTPLSYVAATLCGEREVMFRGARRSAAEVHAELGWTPLVLRPKEALALMNGTAVMTALACLAYARADYLLKLATRITALNVVALQGNPEHFDERLFAAKPHPGQMQVAAWLRQDLAIEAPTAPLHRLQDRYSLRCAPHVLGVLADSLGLLRQFIETELNSANDNPLIDAEAERVLHGGHFYGGHIAFAMDSLKNLVGNLADLLDRQLALLVDVRYNHGLPSNLSGAPSHSAMINHGFKAVQIGASAWTAEALKNGMPASLFSRSTECHNQDKVSMGTIAARDALRSLELTEQVAAATLLAANQGVWLRLRSADHALPAPLASMCEQLATDFPPVIEDRALEGELRLCLARIRAQHWRLYA, encoded by the coding sequence ATGACGACACATCAGCCTGAGCCGGTGATTTTCGGCGAAGCCCACCTGAGCATCGAACAGCTGGTCAGCCTGGCCCAGCGCCGCGCCCAGCCACTGCTGCAGGACGACCCCGCCTATCGCGAGAAGATCGCCAAGGGCGCGCGCTTCGTCGACAGACTGCTCGACAAGGAAGGCGTGATCTACGGCATCACCACCGGCTATGGCGATTCCTGCGTGGTGCCGGTGCCGTTGCACCAGGTCGAGGCGCTGCCACGCCACCTCTACACCTTCCACGGCTGCGGCCTGGGCCAGCTGCTGAGCGAGGAAGCCACACGCGCGGTGCTGGCCGCACGCTTGCAGTCGCTGTGCCATGGCGTCTCCGGGGTACGGGTCGAACTGCTCGAGCGGCTGCAGGCCTTCCTCGACTTCGATGTGCTGCCGCTGATCCCCGAGGAGGGCTCGGTCGGCGCCAGCGGCGACCTGACGCCGCTGTCCTACGTGGCCGCCACCCTCTGCGGCGAGCGCGAGGTCATGTTCCGCGGCGCCCGGCGCAGCGCCGCCGAGGTGCACGCCGAGCTGGGCTGGACGCCGCTGGTCCTGCGCCCCAAGGAAGCCCTGGCGCTGATGAACGGCACCGCGGTGATGACCGCCCTGGCCTGCCTGGCCTACGCCCGCGCCGACTACCTGCTCAAGCTGGCCACGCGCATCACGGCGCTCAACGTGGTGGCGCTGCAGGGCAACCCCGAACACTTCGACGAGCGCCTGTTCGCCGCCAAGCCCCACCCGGGGCAGATGCAGGTGGCCGCCTGGCTGCGCCAGGACCTGGCCATCGAGGCGCCGACCGCACCGCTGCACCGCCTGCAGGACCGCTACTCGCTGCGCTGCGCGCCCCATGTGCTGGGCGTCCTGGCCGACAGCCTGGGGTTGCTGCGGCAGTTCATCGAGACCGAACTGAACAGCGCCAACGACAACCCGCTGATCGACGCCGAAGCCGAGCGCGTGCTGCACGGCGGCCACTTCTACGGCGGCCATATCGCCTTCGCCATGGACAGCCTGAAGAACCTGGTGGGCAACCTCGCCGACCTGCTCGACCGCCAGCTGGCCCTGCTGGTCGACGTGCGCTACAACCACGGCCTGCCCAGCAACCTGTCCGGCGCGCCGAGCCACAGCGCGATGATCAACCACGGTTTCAAGGCGGTGCAGATCGGCGCCAGCGCCTGGACCGCCGAGGCGCTGAAGAACGGCATGCCGGCGAGCCTGTTCTCGCGCTCCACCGAATGCCACAACCAGGACAAGGTGAGCATGGGCACCATCGCCGCCCGCGACGCCCTGCGCAGCCTGGAACTGACCGAACAGGTCGCCGCGGCGACCCTGCTGGCGGCCAACCAGGGCGTCTGGCTGCGCCTGCGCAGCGCCGACCATGCCCTGCCGGCGCCACTGGCGAGCATGTGCGAACAGCTGGCGACCGACTTCCCCCCGGTCATCGAGGACCGCGCCCTGGAGGGCGAGCTGCGCCTGTGCCTGGCGCGCATCCGCGCGCAGCACTGGAGGCTCTATGCGTAG
- a CDS encoding outer membrane lipoprotein carrier protein LolA → MTRLLLLATWLLCAPLAQAFDLAQLSAQLAAPAVVRGPFIQEKHLRALDRPLTSQGVFVLSASQGLLWQLRSPLQLDYRIDEQGIARRTPAGWQLQPGQDTAAQQSRLFLAVLRGDRSGLERDFELRLVGSAEAWELHLRPRSLLLQQVFSAIHIQGGALVQRIELLETQGDRTLLRLPQSQADNALNEQERDAFAR, encoded by the coding sequence ATGACCCGCCTTCTGCTCCTGGCCACCTGGCTGCTCTGCGCGCCCCTGGCCCAGGCCTTCGACCTGGCCCAGCTCAGCGCCCAGCTGGCCGCGCCGGCGGTGGTGCGTGGCCCCTTCATCCAGGAGAAGCACCTGCGCGCCCTGGACCGGCCGCTGACCAGCCAGGGCGTGTTCGTGCTGTCCGCCAGCCAGGGGCTGCTCTGGCAATTGCGCAGCCCGTTGCAGCTGGATTACCGCATCGACGAGCAGGGCATCGCCCGCCGCACGCCCGCCGGCTGGCAGCTGCAACCCGGCCAGGACACCGCGGCCCAGCAGAGCCGCCTGTTCCTCGCCGTGCTGCGTGGCGACCGCTCCGGGCTGGAGCGCGACTTCGAACTGCGCCTGGTGGGCAGCGCCGAGGCCTGGGAGCTGCACCTGCGCCCTCGCTCGCTGCTGCTGCAGCAGGTCTTCAGCGCCATCCACATCCAGGGCGGTGCGCTGGTGCAACGCATCGAACTGCTGGAGACCCAGGGCGACCGTACCCTGCTGCGCCTGCCGCAGAGCCAGGCGGACAACGCCCTCAATGAGCAGGAGCGCGACGCCTTTGCCCGCTGA
- a CDS encoding LpxL/LpxP family acyltransferase, protein MNERIRPEHWARQRERGSFLLMKFTALAARRLGRRALSPLLHAIVLYFFLFGGKARRSIWDYQRHLAAWSGRAELRPSLGSVFRQFMAFADALLDKLDIWRGALGLQQVTLLDPHGLREQLRGARGQLLVGAHLGNLEVCRALAELGEKVRMNVLVHTKHAEQFNRLLGEAGASHLRLIQVSELDPAIMLQLSERLERGEWLAIAGDRVPLHGGRNVTVDFLGRPAAFPQGPWLLAGLLRCPANLLSCVKIDGRYQVLLEPFAEQVQWKRGERDAVIRSWVERYAERLGRRCLDAPHQWFNFYPFWKSHDDTSA, encoded by the coding sequence ATGAACGAGCGGATCAGGCCCGAGCACTGGGCCCGGCAGCGCGAGCGCGGCAGTTTCCTGCTGATGAAGTTCACCGCCCTGGCCGCTCGTCGCCTCGGTCGCCGCGCCCTGAGCCCGCTGCTGCACGCCATAGTGCTGTACTTCTTCCTGTTCGGCGGCAAGGCGCGCCGCAGCATCTGGGACTACCAACGACACCTGGCCGCCTGGAGCGGCCGCGCCGAGCTGCGTCCGAGCCTGGGCTCGGTATTCCGCCAGTTCATGGCCTTCGCCGACGCCCTGCTCGACAAGCTGGACATCTGGCGCGGGGCCCTGGGCCTGCAGCAGGTCACCTTGCTCGACCCCCACGGACTGCGCGAGCAATTGCGCGGCGCCCGCGGCCAGCTGCTGGTCGGCGCGCACCTGGGCAACCTCGAGGTGTGCCGGGCGCTGGCCGAACTCGGCGAAAAGGTGCGGATGAACGTACTGGTGCACACCAAGCACGCCGAACAGTTCAACCGCCTGCTCGGCGAAGCCGGCGCCAGCCACCTGCGTCTGATTCAGGTCAGCGAGCTGGACCCGGCGATCATGCTGCAACTGTCCGAGCGCCTGGAGCGCGGCGAATGGCTGGCGATCGCCGGCGACCGGGTGCCGCTGCACGGCGGGCGCAACGTCACGGTGGACTTCCTCGGCCGCCCGGCCGCCTTCCCTCAGGGCCCCTGGCTGTTGGCCGGGCTGCTGCGCTGCCCGGCCAACCTGCTGAGCTGCGTGAAGATCGACGGCCGCTACCAGGTGCTGCTGGAGCCTTTCGCCGAGCAGGTGCAGTGGAAGCGGGGCGAGCGCGACGCGGTGATCCGCAGTTGGGTAGAGCGCTACGCCGAACGCCTCGGCCGGCGCTGCCTGGACGCCCCCCACCAATGGTTCAACTTCTATCCCTTCTGGAAATCACATGACGACACATCAGCCTGA
- a CDS encoding class I SAM-dependent methyltransferase, with protein MERAAATYVEETGFGFWFLQSHVWQHHVLRVAIADLQRLIDHPLPSAAVLLDAGCGQGKSFALLAEAFQPAQLIGLDADPHSLECSRAEAERQGLAVQLVASDCAAIQLADASVDLLFCHQTFHHLVEQEEALAEFWRVLKPGGLLLFAESTKFYIDTWVIRWLFRHPMEVQRSAGEYLEMLRRQGFQFAEGNVSYPYLWWSRAKDFGLLERLGIRRPKPVGQRDETLVNVVARKPQAATPPEPADR; from the coding sequence ATGGAGCGCGCCGCCGCCACCTATGTCGAAGAGACCGGATTCGGTTTCTGGTTTCTGCAGAGCCATGTCTGGCAACACCACGTGCTGCGCGTGGCGATCGCTGACCTCCAGCGCCTGATCGACCACCCGCTGCCGAGCGCTGCGGTGCTGCTGGACGCTGGCTGCGGTCAGGGCAAGTCGTTCGCCCTGCTCGCCGAAGCCTTCCAGCCGGCGCAGCTGATCGGCCTGGACGCCGACCCGCACAGCCTCGAGTGCTCACGCGCCGAGGCCGAGCGCCAAGGCCTCGCGGTGCAGCTGGTCGCCAGCGACTGCGCAGCGATCCAGCTGGCCGATGCCAGCGTCGACCTGCTGTTCTGCCACCAGACCTTCCATCACCTGGTCGAGCAGGAAGAGGCTCTCGCCGAGTTCTGGCGGGTGCTCAAGCCCGGTGGCCTGCTGCTGTTCGCCGAGTCGACCAAGTTCTACATCGACACCTGGGTGATTCGCTGGCTGTTCCGCCACCCGATGGAGGTCCAGCGCAGCGCCGGGGAGTACCTCGAGATGCTGCGCCGGCAAGGCTTCCAGTTTGCCGAGGGCAATGTCTCCTATCCCTACCTGTGGTGGAGTCGCGCCAAGGATTTCGGTCTGCTGGAGCGCCTGGGCATTCGCCGGCCCAAGCCAGTCGGCCAGCGCGACGAAACCCTGGTCAACGTGGTGGCGCGCAAGCCGCAGGCCGCCACACCGCCCGAGCCCGCCGACCGATGA
- a CDS encoding acyl-CoA synthetase family protein produces the protein MSWIALADILRTPHAARAVTPDLDHSELCRRALRLAAGLRARNLERVALYLEDAGDLAIALLGAWQAGARVLLPADGQAQTRQRLADQVDLWLDSLDDEDDTAPLAATALDLDSCQLILCTSGSSGEAKAINKTLRQLSNEVEALEQLWGPSLGAATLVGSVATQHIYGLLFRVLWPLCAGRPFLRRALPFPEDLQRASLDQPSFAWVASPALLKRMGDNLDWPALRTVRRVFSSGGALPAQAAAALHQRLGQWPTEIYGSSETGGIAWRQGDETWQAFAGVELSLNAEGALRLTSPYLPVGHCEQTADAVELQADGRFLLRGRLDRIVKLEEKRIALPMLEQALINHAWVADARLGVLQEGRAFLGALLALSPAGVHALRNQGRRQLTENLRRHLAGYCEAIALPRRWRLLRELPYNSQGKLPQASVDSLLQAPRPTGITPLTASEQDGEWQLQLEVPLDLAHFTGHFPQTPVLPGVVQIDWAQQLARQLIHDLPPRFAGMEVLKFQQLVRPGDRLQLSLRFDASRGKLYFAYRNGQAACSSGRILLQAAHA, from the coding sequence ATGAGCTGGATCGCCCTCGCCGATATCCTGCGGACCCCGCATGCCGCGCGCGCCGTCACGCCGGACCTCGACCATTCCGAGCTGTGCCGCCGTGCCCTGCGCCTGGCGGCCGGTCTGCGCGCCCGCAACCTCGAGCGAGTCGCCCTCTACCTGGAGGACGCCGGCGACCTGGCCATCGCCCTGCTCGGCGCCTGGCAGGCCGGCGCCCGCGTGCTGCTGCCCGCCGACGGCCAGGCGCAGACGCGCCAGCGCCTGGCCGACCAGGTCGACCTGTGGCTGGACAGCCTGGACGACGAAGACGACACCGCGCCTCTCGCGGCCACCGCCCTGGACCTCGACAGCTGCCAGCTGATCCTGTGCACCTCCGGCTCGAGCGGCGAAGCCAAAGCGATCAACAAGACCCTGCGCCAGCTGAGCAACGAGGTCGAGGCCCTGGAGCAACTCTGGGGGCCATCCCTGGGCGCGGCGACCCTGGTCGGCAGCGTCGCCACCCAGCATATCTATGGCCTGCTGTTCCGTGTGCTCTGGCCGCTGTGCGCCGGCCGCCCCTTCCTGCGCCGCGCCCTCCCCTTCCCCGAGGACCTGCAGCGCGCCAGCCTGGATCAGCCGAGCTTTGCCTGGGTCGCCAGCCCGGCGCTGCTCAAGCGCATGGGCGACAACCTCGACTGGCCGGCCCTGCGTACGGTGCGCCGGGTCTTCTCCTCCGGCGGCGCGCTGCCGGCGCAGGCCGCAGCCGCGCTGCACCAGCGTCTCGGACAATGGCCGACGGAAATCTACGGCAGTTCGGAAACCGGCGGCATCGCCTGGCGCCAAGGCGATGAGACGTGGCAGGCGTTCGCCGGCGTCGAGCTCAGTCTGAACGCGGAAGGCGCCCTGCGCCTGACCTCGCCCTACCTGCCCGTCGGCCACTGCGAACAGACCGCCGACGCCGTCGAACTCCAGGCCGACGGCCGCTTCCTGCTGCGCGGGCGCCTGGACCGCATCGTCAAGCTGGAGGAGAAACGCATCGCCCTGCCCATGCTCGAGCAGGCCCTGATCAACCACGCGTGGGTCGCCGATGCCCGCCTGGGCGTGCTCCAGGAAGGACGCGCCTTTCTCGGCGCGCTGCTGGCCCTGAGCCCGGCTGGGGTGCATGCCTTGCGTAACCAGGGCCGCCGCCAATTGACTGAAAACCTGCGCCGGCACCTGGCCGGCTACTGCGAGGCCATCGCCCTGCCGCGGCGCTGGCGCCTGTTGCGCGAACTGCCCTACAACAGCCAGGGCAAACTGCCCCAGGCCAGCGTCGACTCGCTGCTCCAGGCACCGCGGCCGACCGGAATCACCCCCTTGACCGCCAGCGAACAGGACGGCGAGTGGCAACTGCAGCTGGAGGTGCCGCTGGACCTGGCGCACTTCACCGGCCACTTTCCCCAGACACCGGTGCTGCCCGGCGTGGTGCAGATCGACTGGGCCCAGCAGCTCGCCCGCCAGCTGATTCACGACCTGCCGCCGCGTTTCGCCGGCATGGAAGTGCTGAAGTTCCAGCAACTGGTGCGTCCCGGCGACCGCCTGCAACTGTCCCTGCGCTTCGACGCCAGCCGCGGCAAGCTGTATTTCGCCTACCGCAACGGCCAGGCGGCCTGCTCCTCCGGCCGCATTCTCCTGCAGGCCGCCCATGCATAA